From a single Apium graveolens cultivar Ventura chromosome 2, ASM990537v1, whole genome shotgun sequence genomic region:
- the LOC141708345 gene encoding uncharacterized protein LOC141708345, with protein MDEAKSMAQQAQAQQQQQHLMLQQQQQQQQQMLLLQQQIQQQQQKKQQQAISRFPSNIDAHLRPASSYRTPPPATNTSQSHTPVTNPNPNSNLLSSNPNQQMQQQQQQPNRSAPPPTQELQMAYQDLWRVCHPDHKRPFSSLEDACHRLLPYHVVADYEAEEDDRILDSDTTGQMPSRSQQWDHNIAAKVSEFAATFEKQVFAFNIINRKRSLGEFRSEERLMLEQILLQEERRSLVELRAEMDSRQKAGREAHEANIRMAAMAHAEQARAESQAHAEMMARGPIRPNALGSQGSNIQIGHSMADQEQEVNPEEAINGWGNNAQRDEKEPSEDFLNDEETENGDAGMEEFDLNTR; from the exons ATGGATGAGGCGAAATCCATGGCGCAGCAGGCGCAGGcgcaacaacaacagcaacatcTAATGTtacagcaacagcagcaacaacaacagcaaatgTTATTGTTACAGCAACAAATTCAACAACAGCAGCAGAAGAAGCAACAACAAGCCATTTCTCGATTCCCTTCCAACATTGATGCGCATCTTAGACCTGCTTCATCTTACCGCACTCCTCCTCCTGCAACCAATACTTCTCAATCTCATACTCCAGTTActaaccctaaccctaattccaATCTCCTCTCTTCAAACCCTAATCAACAgatgcaacaacaacaacagcagccGAATCGATCAGCTCCTCCTCCTACTCAGGAGCTTCAAATGGCTTATCAGGATCTCTGGCGTGTTTGTCATCCTGATCATAAACGCCCTTTCTCTTCTCTCGAAGACGCTTGTCACAG GCTGCTACCGTACCATGTTGTGGCAGACTATGAAGCAGAAGAAGATGACAGAATCCTTGATTCTGATACTACAGGCCAGATGCCGTCTCGCTCCCAGCAGTGGGACCACAATATTGCTGCCAAAGTTTCAGAATTTGCTGCGACCTTTGAGAAACAAGTGTTTGCCTTCAATATTATTAATCGCAAACGTTCTCTTGGGGAATTTCGATCAGAGGAAAGATTGATGCTCGAGCAAATTCTTTTGCAAGAAGAGAGACGATCCTTGGTCGAGCTGAGGGCAGAAATGGACTCAAGACAGAAGGCAGGTCGTGAGGCTCATGAAGCTAATATAAGAATGGCAGCCATGGCTCATGCGGAGCAAGCTCGTGCGGAGTCGCAAGCTCATGCTGAAATGATGGCTCGAGGTCCAATAAGACCAAATGCACTTGGGTCTCAAGGGAGTAACATTCAGATTGGTCATAGCATGGCTGACCAAGAGCAAGAAGTTAACCCAGAAGAGGCAATCAATGGATGGGGGAACAATGCTCAGAGAGATGAAAAAGAACCTTCGGAAGACTTTCTAAATGATGAAGAAACAGAAAATGGAGATGCTGGTATGGAAGAGTTTGATTTAAACACCAGATGA